TCTGATGATCTTCAGCCAGGATTTGTGAAAACACTTTTCCGTTTCGACTCGACCGCTATCGATGACTCTGACATGTTTGCTGTCTATGCGGATGATCTGTTGACTATGGGCACAGCAGCTTTGGCAATAGATGGCGATACCGATCAGCAGAATCTCCATACCGGCAAACGGGAGCACCAGCCAGGCGCCGAGCGAGTAGAAATAAGCGGCAACTGCCGAACAGCAAAAGGCAAACAAGAGGAATAACCACTTGGACTGCTGCCATGTAAGGTTTCTGTTTGGATTTATGATGAGAACTGCTTCATCAGAATCACTGTTTTGACTATCCCTTAGGATCATCTGCTATTCCGCACATCAGTGACGGCCGGATTCTGCTAGGCGTCGTTTTATTGGTCTAGAACTTATTTAATAGGCCCTAGGTCTGAAGAATAAGTCAAAAACCAACTAAAACGCAATAACTAAGTTAATTTGTCGAGAATTAATTAAGGTATTGATTATTAATTAGAATAATTGAATATACTTTTAAGAGTGCCGCATTCTTCATGGGGAGGTCCAGTTGTGGAGGCAGAGCAGCGCATAGGGCCTCTTGCTGGCCGGTTGATAAAGCACTGTTGTCGAAGTGATTCCGCTTGTCAAAGCCTTTCGTCTGTTCCAATTGGCCAGGAAAATTCCCATGATTTTCCAGTGGAATTGCGGATCTTTATTATAATTGATAGTTAAGGCCCTTAATTGTGAGTAAATACTGCTGTTGCTTGCGATCAACAGATTCACAGCAGGCAATATGCTGCTTATATACTGATAATCATGGTCTTGAATTACCAGCCACTGTTTGCACCTTACTTTTCAGTAGGTTCGCCGATCAGAAGTTATAAGAGAGTCTGTTCATGTTTAGTGACATATGGTGGAGCGGCCTGGCGCTGTTATGTGTATTCGTTGTCATCTTCAGTCTTTACAGAGTCTTCAAACCAGCCAGGAGTAGTGACTCAGCCGAGCAGGATGATTCCCAACAAATCAATGATTACTGGCATGCTTCTGATTACAGGGCGGTGTTTGAACGATATGATTCGAATCAAGCCGGGTTGTCGAGCGATCAGGCAAAAAAGCATTATGAACTCTATGGTGCCAATCGACTTCCAGAGCCAGAGCCGGTACCTGCCTGGAAGCGTTTTCTCCATCAATTCCATAATTTACTGATCTATGTACTGATTGTTGCAGGGGTAGTCACTGCACTGCTGCAACATTGGCTTGATGCCAGTGTTATCTTCGGGGTGGTGGTCATCAATGCCTTGATCGGCTATCTCCAGGAAGGCAAAGCGGAAAATGCTCTGAATGCCATTCGCCAGATGTTATCTCCACAGGCCATGGTGCTACGGGATGAAGTGCAACTGACCGTTGATGCTGAACAGCTGGTTGTAGGTGATGTGGTGCTGTTGCAATCAGGTGATCGGGTGCCGGCTGACCTGAGGCTGTTTCGGGTCAAGGGGCTTCAGCTACAGGAGTCAGCATTGACAGGCGAATCGATGGCTGTCGAGAAGGGCGTCCAGGTACTTGAAAAGGATGCTCCTCTCGGAGATCGGACAAACATGGCCTACTCGGGAACCCTGGTAACTCATGGACAGGCTAGAGGTGTGGTGGTTGCGACTGGAGTGAATACAGAAATCGGCCGTATCGGTTCATTGGTTGCTGAGGTCAAATCCACAACAACGCCACTGTTGCGACAAATGGATCAATTTGGCCGCTGGCTGACCTTTGGCATTCTGGCCGTTGCAGTGATCACTTTTCTATTCGGTATATTACTGCAGGGTTACCAGGCTGCAGATATGTTTCTAGCCTCAGTCAGCCTTGCGGTTGCCGCGATACCGGAAGGGTTGCCGGCAATCATGACCATAACCCTGGCCATCGGTGTACAACGCATGGCGCAACGGAATGCGATCATCAGAAAGCTGCCTGCTGTAGAGACTCTCGGATCGGTTATGGTGATCTGTTCGGACAAAACCGGTACCCTGACACGCAACGAAATGGCCGTGCGAACCATTGTTACCTGCCAGAACCGTTTTAGCTTGACTGGTGATGGCTACGATCCTCATGGTTCCATAAACCTGGGCGGTCAAGCGATTCAGGTCGAAGATCACCCGCAACTGGGTGAAGTGGTGAGGGCTGGGGTGTTGTGTAACGATGCTTCCCTGCAGCAGCTTGAGAATAATGAATGGCGAGTTCACGGTGATCCCATGGAGGGAGCACTGCTGGTGGCCGGTGTCAAAGCTGGTCTCGATACAAATGCAGCCATTCAGGAGCATCCACGTTCCGATCTGATTCCCTTTGAATCTGAACATCGCTTCATGGCAACCCTCCACCACAGTCACAGTGGCGGTGCTTTCATCATTATCAAAGGTGCTCCGGAAAAATTACTCGACATCTGTCGATTGCAGAGAACCTTGAGCGGTGACGAATCTCTGGACCGACAACGTTGGCTGAATCAGATCGATGAGATGGCAAAACAGGGACAGCGTGTATTGGCCATTGCAATCAAGCCTACACCGATCGATAAGATTGAACTGGATTTTCAGGATGTAGAGCAAGGAATGATCCTGCTGGGTATGTTTGGTTTGATCGATCCTCCCAGGAGTGAGTCCATCGAAGCGATAAACCAGTGTCAACAGGCTGGTATCAGGGTCAAAATGATTACCGGGGATCATGGTGCAACTGCACTGGCAATCGCCCGGCAATTGCATCTGGTGAATAGTGACGATGTATTGACCGGTCAGGAACTGCAACGGATGGATGATCAACAACTAAGTGAACGGGTCATGGATGTCGATGTTTTTGCCCGGGTGAGTCCTGATCATAAGTTAAGGCTTGTCTCTCTGCTGCAGGATCAGCAGCAGGTTGTTGCCATGACAGGAGACGGTATCAATGACTCCCCGGCATTGAAGCGTGCGGATGTGGGAACAGCAATGGGTCAGAATGGTACAGAAGCGGCAAAGGAGGCCTCCGAGATGGTTCTTGCCGATGACAATTTTGCCTCGATCATCTCCGCTGTTGAGGAGGGAAGGACGGTTTATGACAACTTACAGAAAGCCATACTCTTCATACTGCCGACAAACGGTGGCGAGGCTTTAATCATTCTTGCGGCAATTGTACTCGGTTTCAATCAACTCCCACTGACACCGGTACAGATTTTATGGGTCAATATGATCACAGCGGTGACTCTGGCCTTGGCACTGGCTATGGAGCCTTCAGAGCCGGATGTCATGCGACGTAAACCAAGAGAGGCTGGCGAGCCACTGTTAACCCCATTTCTACTTTGGCGCATTCTGTTTGTCTCGATCATTCTCACAGGTGGAACTTTTGGTCTGTTTATCATGGCACGTGAACAGGGTTTGAGTATTGAGGAAGCAAGAACCATCGCAGTCAATACCCTTGTAATGTATGAGATATTCTACCTGTTCAATTCTCGCTATATCACAGCATCCATCGTGAACTGGGGAGGGTTTTTAGGTAATCGCTATGTGCTCTATGCAATCGGATTATTGCTGATTTTTCAAATGGGATTTACCTACCTTCCACAGCTGCAGTTTCTATTCGGTACGGCCCCAATATCACCAGGCATGTGGTTGGTGATTGTAATGGTTGCTTCAAGTGTTCTGATTCTGGTGGAGATAGAGAAACTGATCTACCGAAAGATTAACCGCAACAGGCGAATTCGCAATCACTGATTTGGTCTAATGTTTCGCCATAACTTTCTGGGTAAAAACTGATGGTGGGGTCGTTGCAAAGACAACATGGCCTCGAAAAGTGACTGGCAGGACGGCTCAAAAGGATTATGATCAGGAATCAGATTCTGGCTGAGACCGGATGATTAGGATGATTCAGTTCCGTTAAAAGATAGAACGGCACAAGAGCGGGAGCGTTCTATCCCCTCAGGTGCAGAAAAAGCATCATGCCCGGTTTCAGCTGTTGGTGATCTTTAGGAGGGGGGGCTTGAAGTTGGGGGAGGATTCACTGTCCTGGAAGGCCAGGACAGTGAATTCAATTCTTCATGAATTGCCAGCTTATTCGGCAGCGGCAGCCACTTTTGTCTTGGTCCTGCGACGTCGACGGCGTGGTGAATCAACGGCCTTTTCGAGAGTTTTCGCACTCTTCTCAAAGTCTTTGATCATTTTCGCACGGGCAGATTGCATGGCTTTGTAGAGCCCCTTTGCCAGACGAACCGCCTTTCCTTGCTCACTGGCCAGTGCACTACGATCAGCCTTGACTTGCTTAAGCTTGTCTTGAGCAGCATTCAGACGCTCTTTAGCCTTTGCTTTGCTGGCTGGAGTCTTAGCACTGCTAACCGCGGCGCGAGCTTTTGCTACACGTTCGCTGTTGGTCGCAAGCATTTTGTCTTGACGCTCCAATGCTTTTTCAGCTTTAGATAATCTGCTCAATGCACGTTTGTTTGCGGCAGAAAGATTAATGTCGGCTTGCAAAGCTTCTGTGATTGTTTCCATTGAAACAACTTTTCTTTTTGCTCTACGACGCTTTTTTACAGTTTTCTTAAGTGCCATTGGTACTCCTATATGATTGAATAGACTTGCATAATATAGTTCGAGATGAGCATAAGAACAACACCTTATGACAATTTATTACGACAAAATCTATAAATTTATGACGAATACAACGAAATTCAGTCACTAAACCACGTTAAATCGTAACTATGCTTTCGTCCGATCGTTTTTTTTCTTAAGTATTAAATAGATTCAAAAACAGAATTATCAATCGGTAAAAAGTTTTCATCTGGGTAAATAAAAACTGCAATTCGATTCACCAGGGAGTGAATACGTTTGAGTTCCAGTTAATAAAATAACAGAAAATGTTGAGAGAAAGATTTCAGTGATTGTCCGAAATCGAAGCACAGATCAGTTCATAGATATCAGTCAATTCCCATAGTCAATCGACTATGAAATGGTATCAGTGAACCGGGTCGAGATTGTGATCTCATTTCAACAACCAATTGCACCTGAATGTTTCCCAAAATAAGGCCGGTATGGGTATCAATATCATCTCTGATTTTGTGTCTTCGAAGATATCTCATAAAAATTCTCTTCAGCTGACATTTCATCTTTGCAGAAACATTGAATTCAGTGAGGTGTTGTGACTGGATTGGTTGGGCCGGCATCCGCTCAAGATTCATTTGAAGCCATCTCTTATCTGATCCGACCGTTAACAGCAGTGACGACTTCAACCAGCATTGGTGTGGGATTATTCCTGCACGATAATGAACCATTCGATGTTGTGCATGTTGAACAAAATTAGTGCATTGGATAGGAGAGCCATGACGAGTAAATTTTTTAAATTATTGAAATAAAAAGAAAATAAAATTTGGCCCGTTTACTGCATATTGATCTGTGTTTCGAGCGTAACACGCTTTGAACATTGTGATCCTCCACATTATCCCGGCACCTGCCGGGATTTTTTTGAGCTGTCATAAAGCGGCTATACTGGCCTAATAGCGACCAGCGTTATCCAGCCCTGTTTCAATCTCTTGCCTTTTTTGAGTCTTATTACATGCGATTTGTTTTGATTACTGTTCTGGTTTGTTATCGGCGATCAGAACATCCGGTCAGTGGAGAGAAATGATAGAAAACGGAATGGTTAATTCACACATGCTAGCCGTATTACTGCTTACAGGGTTGGCATTGGTGCTTTTCAGCCGGGAAAAGTTCCCATTGGAGAGTTCAGCACTGGTGATTTTGACTCTGCTTACACTTGGCTTTGAGTTGTTTCCTTACCAAGGGTCTGCAGGCAGAGTTCATTCAGTCGATTTTTTCAAAGGC
This portion of the Candidatus Thiodiazotropha endoloripes genome encodes:
- a CDS encoding cation-transporting P-type ATPase yields the protein MFSDIWWSGLALLCVFVVIFSLYRVFKPARSSDSAEQDDSQQINDYWHASDYRAVFERYDSNQAGLSSDQAKKHYELYGANRLPEPEPVPAWKRFLHQFHNLLIYVLIVAGVVTALLQHWLDASVIFGVVVINALIGYLQEGKAENALNAIRQMLSPQAMVLRDEVQLTVDAEQLVVGDVVLLQSGDRVPADLRLFRVKGLQLQESALTGESMAVEKGVQVLEKDAPLGDRTNMAYSGTLVTHGQARGVVVATGVNTEIGRIGSLVAEVKSTTTPLLRQMDQFGRWLTFGILAVAVITFLFGILLQGYQAADMFLASVSLAVAAIPEGLPAIMTITLAIGVQRMAQRNAIIRKLPAVETLGSVMVICSDKTGTLTRNEMAVRTIVTCQNRFSLTGDGYDPHGSINLGGQAIQVEDHPQLGEVVRAGVLCNDASLQQLENNEWRVHGDPMEGALLVAGVKAGLDTNAAIQEHPRSDLIPFESEHRFMATLHHSHSGGAFIIIKGAPEKLLDICRLQRTLSGDESLDRQRWLNQIDEMAKQGQRVLAIAIKPTPIDKIELDFQDVEQGMILLGMFGLIDPPRSESIEAINQCQQAGIRVKMITGDHGATALAIARQLHLVNSDDVLTGQELQRMDDQQLSERVMDVDVFARVSPDHKLRLVSLLQDQQQVVAMTGDGINDSPALKRADVGTAMGQNGTEAAKEASEMVLADDNFASIISAVEEGRTVYDNLQKAILFILPTNGGEALIILAAIVLGFNQLPLTPVQILWVNMITAVTLALALAMEPSEPDVMRRKPREAGEPLLTPFLLWRILFVSIILTGGTFGLFIMAREQGLSIEEARTIAVNTLVMYEIFYLFNSRYITASIVNWGGFLGNRYVLYAIGLLLIFQMGFTYLPQLQFLFGTAPISPGMWLVIVMVASSVLILVEIEKLIYRKINRNRRIRNH
- a CDS encoding DUF2244 domain-containing protein, with product MILRDSQNSDSDEAVLIINPNRNLTWQQSKWLFLLFAFCCSAVAAYFYSLGAWLVLPFAGMEILLIGIAIYCQSCCAHSQQIIRIDSKHVRVIDSGRVETEKCFHKSWLKIIRNRDPKGWYPSRLLIGSHGQFVEVGKYLIEEERETLAHNLKSAIEGI